A section of the Osmia lignaria lignaria isolate PbOS001 chromosome 3, iyOsmLign1, whole genome shotgun sequence genome encodes:
- the Sirt6 gene encoding sirtuin 6 isoform X1: MSCSYADGLSQYENKGVLGLEERYDSVEALRLKCGLLAEWIQAARHVVVHTGAGISTAAGIPDFRGTNGVWTLEQKGLKPTMNISFDEAIPTKTHMSLKKLIDAKKVKFIISQNIDGLHLRSGVQRQHLAELHGNMFTEQCDKCGRQFIRNFATKSVGKKSLDTVCRSEQIGGRPCRGRMHDTILDWEHNLPDSDLTLSDLHSSVADLSICLGTTLQIIPSGNLPLYTKKYGGRLVICNLQPTKHDKKADLIINGNVDEIMISVMKKLGLEIPEYESTMDPTRNSDTTSKEMDWTIPTSRIKEMNVLYKKVCKPMRRKRKTFMYERDRTDAKRETKTKKQAFMMKQDIKTEDTLDTSNMVCNNAVVSDNMSSNAVKIEDEIKDVEPFDFSTNDMIQPDPGLPMNDIL; the protein is encoded by the exons ATGTCATGCAGCTACGCGGACGGGCTTTCGCAGTACGAAAACAAAGGAGTGCTGGGTTTGGAAGAG aGATACGACAGCGTCGAGGCATTACGACTGAAATGTGGCCTTCTAGCCGAGTGGATACAGGCGGCACGTCACGTTGTCGTTCACACCGGTGCTGGTATCAGCACTGCTGCGGGCATTCCGGATTTTCG AGGTACAAATGGAGTATGGACATTGGAACAAAAAGGTTTAAAGCCTACCATGAACATTTCCTTTGATGAAGCAATTCCTACAAAGACACATATgtcattgaaaaaattaatagatgCTA AAAAAGTTAAATTTATCATAAGTCAGAACATTGATGGTTTGCACCTTCGGTCTGGAGTGCAAAGACAGCACCTTGCAGAGTTACATGGTAACATGTTTACTGAACAATGTGATAAATGTGGAAG GCAATTTATTCGAAATTTCGCTACTAAAAGCGTGGGCAAGAAGTCTCTTGACACTGTGTGTAGATCTGAGCAAATTGGTGGTCGTCCATGCCGTGGACGCATGCACGACACTATCCTCGATTGGGAGCATAACTTACCAGACAGTGATCTAACATTATCTGATTTACATTCTAG TGTGGCGGATTTAAGTATATGTCTTGGAACGACGCTCCAAATTATACCAAGCGGTAATTTACCTCTGTACACGAAAAAGTATGGTGGTCGTCTCGTCATATGTAATCTGCAACCAACAAAGCAT gATAAAAAGGCAGATTTAATAATCAATGGTAACGTTGACGAAATAATGATCAGTGTGATGAAAAAGTTAGGGCTAGAGATCCCTGAATACGAAAGTACAATGGATCCGACACGCAATTCTGACACAACGTCCAAGGAAATGGATTGGACGATACCGACCAGCAGAATAAAAGAGATGAACGtgctttataaaaaagtatgCAAGCCGAtgagaagaaaacgaaaaacGTTTATGTACGAAAGAGACAGAACGGATGCGAAACGGGAGACTAAGACGAAGAAGCAGGCGTTCATGATGAAGCAAGATATAAAAACAGAGGATACGTTAGACACGTCAAACATGGTTTGCAATAACGCTGTAGTCAGCGATAATATGAGTAGCAATGCGGTGAAAATCGAAGATGAAATAAAAGACGTGGAACCATTTGATTTTTCGACGAACGACATGATACAACCGGATCCTGGTTTGCCAATGAACGACATACTGTAG
- the Sirt6 gene encoding sirtuin 6 isoform X2 yields MQLKRYDSVEALRLKCGLLAEWIQAARHVVVHTGAGISTAAGIPDFRGTNGVWTLEQKGLKPTMNISFDEAIPTKTHMSLKKLIDAKKVKFIISQNIDGLHLRSGVQRQHLAELHGNMFTEQCDKCGRQFIRNFATKSVGKKSLDTVCRSEQIGGRPCRGRMHDTILDWEHNLPDSDLTLSDLHSSVADLSICLGTTLQIIPSGNLPLYTKKYGGRLVICNLQPTKHDKKADLIINGNVDEIMISVMKKLGLEIPEYESTMDPTRNSDTTSKEMDWTIPTSRIKEMNVLYKKVCKPMRRKRKTFMYERDRTDAKRETKTKKQAFMMKQDIKTEDTLDTSNMVCNNAVVSDNMSSNAVKIEDEIKDVEPFDFSTNDMIQPDPGLPMNDIL; encoded by the exons ATGCAGTTAAAG aGATACGACAGCGTCGAGGCATTACGACTGAAATGTGGCCTTCTAGCCGAGTGGATACAGGCGGCACGTCACGTTGTCGTTCACACCGGTGCTGGTATCAGCACTGCTGCGGGCATTCCGGATTTTCG AGGTACAAATGGAGTATGGACATTGGAACAAAAAGGTTTAAAGCCTACCATGAACATTTCCTTTGATGAAGCAATTCCTACAAAGACACATATgtcattgaaaaaattaatagatgCTA AAAAAGTTAAATTTATCATAAGTCAGAACATTGATGGTTTGCACCTTCGGTCTGGAGTGCAAAGACAGCACCTTGCAGAGTTACATGGTAACATGTTTACTGAACAATGTGATAAATGTGGAAG GCAATTTATTCGAAATTTCGCTACTAAAAGCGTGGGCAAGAAGTCTCTTGACACTGTGTGTAGATCTGAGCAAATTGGTGGTCGTCCATGCCGTGGACGCATGCACGACACTATCCTCGATTGGGAGCATAACTTACCAGACAGTGATCTAACATTATCTGATTTACATTCTAG TGTGGCGGATTTAAGTATATGTCTTGGAACGACGCTCCAAATTATACCAAGCGGTAATTTACCTCTGTACACGAAAAAGTATGGTGGTCGTCTCGTCATATGTAATCTGCAACCAACAAAGCAT gATAAAAAGGCAGATTTAATAATCAATGGTAACGTTGACGAAATAATGATCAGTGTGATGAAAAAGTTAGGGCTAGAGATCCCTGAATACGAAAGTACAATGGATCCGACACGCAATTCTGACACAACGTCCAAGGAAATGGATTGGACGATACCGACCAGCAGAATAAAAGAGATGAACGtgctttataaaaaagtatgCAAGCCGAtgagaagaaaacgaaaaacGTTTATGTACGAAAGAGACAGAACGGATGCGAAACGGGAGACTAAGACGAAGAAGCAGGCGTTCATGATGAAGCAAGATATAAAAACAGAGGATACGTTAGACACGTCAAACATGGTTTGCAATAACGCTGTAGTCAGCGATAATATGAGTAGCAATGCGGTGAAAATCGAAGATGAAATAAAAGACGTGGAACCATTTGATTTTTCGACGAACGACATGATACAACCGGATCCTGGTTTGCCAATGAACGACATACTGTAG
- the LOC117607970 gene encoding beta-1,3-galactosyltransferase 5, producing MLDKRRLYASGSPPCTLIFVVALALTGCFSFWLHIEGSGSSTAYSNGGGTAPGYLLIFPGNATPSPQPYLLHELSFGDKSSLIDIKDFRFTINHDPCNRTHPLLLMLVHSAPENFLKRNVVRDTWGQQSTDVALLFLVGWSDEYQTRLEEENRRYKDLIQGNFLDAYRNMTYKHVMALKWATYHCPSAKYVLKLDDDVFVHIPAMLDFLTRDLSPWGARRLILCDLLSAGTVKRSWRSKWRVSPQEYPGRHYPAYCAGWAILYSPDSVFLLYREAQKEPYFWIDDVHITGTLARKVNLTQTSLHYLVLTNENMQDLLSNPSSRREFLFGPPNLSENEIRALQSLVIKPRPSSESLLN from the exons ATGCTGGATAAGCGGCGGCTTTATGCCTCCGGTTCGCCACCATGCACCCTGATTTTTGTGGTCGCTTTGGCACTGACTGGATGCTTCTCCTTTTGGCTTCACATCGAGGGATCCGGATCCTCGACAGCTTACAGCAACGGCGGTGGCACGGCACCGGGATATCTGCTGATCTTTCCTGGGAACGCTACACCCTCACCGCAGCCGTACTTACTGCACGAACTTTCGTTCGGTGACAAATCCAGCCTGATCGATATAAAGGATTTCAGGTTCACGATCAACCACGATCCGTGCAACCGGACGCATCCGTTGCTATTGATGCTCGTCCATTCGGCACCCGAGAATTTCCTCAAGAGGAACGTCGTCAGAGACACTTGGGGTCAACAGTCAACGGATGTAGCGCTCCTCTTCCTCGTTGGCTGGTCCGATGAATATCAGACGAGACTGGAGGAGGAGAATAGGAGATATAAAGATTTGATACAAGGCAACTTTCTCGATGCCTACAGAAACATGACTTACAAGCATGTGATGGCGTTGAAATGGGCTACGTATCATTGTCcaa GTGCCAAATATGTACTAAAGTTAGACGACGATGTTTTTGTTCACATACCCGCGATGCTGGATTTTTTGACACGAGATCTGTCACCTTGGGGCGCCAGACGGTTGATCCTTTGCGATCTTCTATCAGCCGGCACCGTGAAGAGATCTTGGCGTTCCAAATGGAGGGTTTCACCTCAAGAATATCCTGGTAGACATTATCCTGCGTACTGTGCCGGATGGGCTATATTGTATTCTCCTGATAGCGTATTCCTTTTGTATCGCGAGGCACAAAAAGAGCCATATTTCTGGATCGATGATGTTCATATTACCGGGACGTTAGCTAGGAAAGTAAATTTAACTCAAACCTCTCTGCATTATCTGGTGCTAACCAACGAGAACATGCAGGACCTTCTGTCCAATCCGAGTTCTCGAAGGGAGTTTCTATTTGGACCTCCGAATCTCAGTGAAAACGAGATAAGAGCCTTACAAAGTCTGGTCATCAAACCACGGCCTAGCAGTGAAAGCCTATTGAACTGA